The following DNA comes from Cedecea neteri.
CGCATGAAAGACCTGGCCACGCAGTCTGCGAACGACACCAACAGCGAAGACGATCGTAAGGCGATCAATGCCGAACTGGGTGAACTGAACAAAGAGCTGAGCAACATCATGACCAACACCTCTTTCGGTGGGGACAAGCTGTTCGGTGCCAGCGGTAAGCTGACTGACGACATGAACTTCCAGATTGGGGCCAGCACCGGGGAAGGCATGACGGTTAACCTGAACACGGAGCTGACCGCTGTTACCGGGGCGAGTGGTATGACGGGGATTACGACGGCTATTGCTACCCTGAGTGGTGCTGCGGATGCGACTAACGCGCAGGCCTTGATGACCTCGCTGGAAGATGGCCTGAAAGCGGTGGGTGAAATGCGTTCAGGGCTGGGGGCCAACATCAACCGTCTGGGCCACACCGCAGCGAACCTGGCGAACATGAAAGACAACACCGAGCTGGCGCTGGGCAACATTCAGGATGCGGATTTCGCGAGCGAAGCCTCTTCCATGACGCGTAACCAGATGCTGGCGCAGACCAGCATGTCGATGCTGAAGCAGTCCAACAGCATGTCCGGCATGGTGATGTCCCTGCTGGGCTAAGACTTTGCCAGATGAGACACAAAACCACACCGCCTTTTGGCGGTGTTTTTGTTTATCGGCGAAAAATACATTTTTTTATTTCACTGTTTAATTTCTCTTATCTACGTGCCGCTTTGATTAAGTAACGAAGCTTATGTAGCACTTACCGAATCAAGGAGATTCATTATGTCTTTATCTATTTTCACCAGCGGCTCTGCCATGTCCTCCCTTAATGCGCTGAATAAGTCCAACAGCATGCTGTCCACCGCGATGGAGCGCCTGGGCACCGGCAAACGCATCAACTCTGCTGCCGACGATGCCGCAGGGATGCAGATCGCTTCACGCCTTCAGGGCCAGAGCAACGGTATGGCTGTGGCTCAGCGCAACATCTCTGACGCCACCGCCATGCTGCAGACGGCGGAAGGCGCATTCGATGAAGTCAGCAACATCATGTACCGCATGAAAGATCTCGCCACGCAGTCTGCGAACGACACCAACAGCGAAGACGATCGTAAGGCGATCAATGCCGAACTGGGTGAACTGAACAAAGAGCTGGGCAATATCATGACCAACACCTCTTTCGGTGGGGACAAGCTGTTCGGTGCCAGCGGTAAGCTGAGTGCCGACATGAACTTCCAGATTGGGGCCAGCACCGGGGAAGGCATGACGGTTAACCTGAGCACGCAGCTGACCGGTGTCACCGGAGCGAGTGGTATGACGGGGATTACGACGGCTATCACTAACCTGAGTGGTGCTGCGGATGCGACTAACGCGCAGGC
Coding sequences within:
- a CDS encoding flagellin, yielding MSLSIFTSGSAMSSLNALNKSNSMLSTAMERLGTGKRINSAADDAAGMQIASRLQGQSNGMAVAQRNISDATAMLQTAEGAFDEVSNIMYRMKDLATQSANDTNSEDDRKAINAELGELNKELSNIMTNTSFGGDKLFGASGKLTDDMNFQIGASTGEGMTVNLNTELTAVTGASGMTGITTAIATLSGAADATNAQALMTSLEDGLKAVGEMRSGLGANINRLGHTAANLANMKDNTELALGNIQDADFASEASSMTRNQMLAQTSMSMLKQSNSMSGMVMSLLG
- a CDS encoding flagellin; the encoded protein is MSLSIFTSGSAMSSLNALNKSNSMLSTAMERLGTGKRINSAADDAAGMQIASRLQGQSNGMAVAQRNISDATAMLQTAEGAFDEVSNIMYRMKDLATQSANDTNSEDDRKAINAELGELNKELGNIMTNTSFGGDKLFGASGKLSADMNFQIGASTGEGMTVNLSTQLTGVTGASGMTGITTAITNLSGAADATNAQALMTSLEDGLKAVGEMRSGLGANINRLGHTAANLANMKDNTELALGNIQDADFASEASSMTRNQMLAQTSMSMLKQSNSMSGMVMSLLG